Proteins from a single region of Kluyveromyces lactis strain NRRL Y-1140 chromosome A complete sequence:
- the RRD1 gene encoding peptidylprolyl isomerase RRD1 (similar to uniprot|P40454 Saccharomyces cerevisiae YIL153W RRD1 Resistant to Rapamycin Deletion), with the protein MDFDYENAKFSMPEKRIFDSQGTLDFQNSVAMVRIQYHLQKYITLCKGQQIPDTIKESFFTNIVVELLKRLSALIDETPPERMHSRYGNLSYRDWQTKFQNQLENWLHELLPEKYNNSIIELSYYISNAFGSKERIDYGTGHELSFLAVIICLDMLKIETIKGPALLYCFNSYYDVIQKLILTYKLEPAGSHGVWGLDDHFHFSYILGATQLLDVNTSLIPKDISNTRLMEQNSSSNLFCKSIRFINVVKSGPFSNHSPLLYNISRSVHTWHKMQQGLIKMYKVEVLNKFPVVQHFWFGTAFFPWTSYGNNHSLPIYQPAENNDDADFLTANNATTKMPPPLSTSTSRFIHRR; encoded by the coding sequence ATGGACTTTGATTATGAGAACGCCAAGTTCTCAATGCcagagaaaagaatattCGATAGTCAGGGTACCCTTGACTTCCAGAATTCAGTCGCAATGGTTAGAATACAATATCACTTGCAGAAGTATATTACGCTTTGTAAGGGCCAGCAGATACCAGATacaatcaaagaaagtttttTCACTAATATCGTAGTGGAACTACTCAAAAGGCTGTCTGCCTTGATAGACGAGACACCTCCTGAGAGAATGCATAGTAGATATGGAAACCTTTCATACAGAGATTGGCAAACGAAGTTTCAAAACCAATTGGAGAATTGGTTGCATGAGTTATTGCCCGAAAAGTACAACAACAGCATCATAGAACTTTCATATTACATATCTAATGCATTTGGATCgaaggaaagaattgaCTATGGAACTGGTCATGAATTGTCCTTTTTAGCTGTGATAATTTGTTTGGATATGCtaaaaattgaaacaataAAGGGGCCGGCGCTACTTtattgtttcaattcataTTACGACGTGATTCAGAAACTAATCTTAACCTATAAATTGGAACCTGCTGGGTCTCATGGCGTTTGGGGGCTAGAtgatcattttcatttctcaTACATTTTAGGAGCCACTCAATTGTTAGATGTGAATACTTCTTTAATACCAAAGGATATTTCTAATACTAGATTGATGGAACAAAACAGCTCTAGCAATCTATTTTGCAAATCAATACGATTCATTAATGTCGTAAAATCGGGCCCATTTTCCAATCATTCTCCTCTACTCTACAACATATCAAGGAGTGTTCATACATGGCACAAGATGCAACAGGGTTTGATTAAAATGTACAAGGTAGAAGTTTTAAATAAGTTTCCAGTCGTGCAGCACTTTTGGTTCGGAACCGCATTTTTCCCATGGACGAGTTATGGTAACAATCACTCTTTGCCAATATATCAGCCTGCAGAAAATAACGACGATGCTGATTTTTTGACTGCAAACAATGCTACTACG
- the GUT2 gene encoding glycerol-3-phosphate dehydrogenase (similar to uniprot|P32191 Saccharomyces cerevisiae YIL155C GUT2 Mitochondrial glycerol-3-phosphate dehydrogenase expression is repressed by both glucose and cAMP and derepressed by non-fermentable carbon sources in a Snf1p Rsf1p Hap2/3/4/5 complex dependent manner): MFAAKRASKVLLGSAVSAAAVFGAVSMVNQSRDTNTLQNDVSVSTIKKSNVDLPSRANLLSRLSKTDKFDVLIIGGGATGTGCALDASTRGLNVALVEMNDFASGTSSKSTKMAHGGVRYLEKAFWELSKAQLDLVIEALNERAHMLNTAPHLCKILPIMIPVYNYWQVPYFYVGTKMYDLFAGSQNLKSSYLLSPSRASEVAPMLDASKLKAGLVYHDGSFNDSRMNSSLAITAIEKGATVLNYVQIKQLVKNKETGKVEGAIAVDRETGDEYQIKAKVVVNATGPYSDRLLQMDQSPTGLPDDSVLQKINENATVSTKIAVPNPKMVVPSAGVHIVLPSFYCPKEIGLLDAQTSDGRVMFFLPWQGKVLAGTTDIPMKQIPENPTATEADIQDILKELQHYINFPVKREDVLSAWAGIRPLVKDPRKADSGSGSTQQLVRSHFLFTSPSNLVTISGGKWTTYREMAEETIDEVVKVGQFNSKPCVTKKLKLVGGENWNPNLSALLSQKYHLSSAMSEHLANNYGTRAPLICELFNEDPRNKLPVALAGQENVSVFGHVDYDSFRYPYTIGELKYSLKYEYARNCLDFLMRRTRYAFLDAKQALNAVEGTVKVMGDELGWDSKKRQDEIQQATEYIKTFGV, from the coding sequence ATGTTTGCAGCTAAACGTGCCAGTAAGGTTTTGCTGGGATCAGCTGTGTCTGCTGCCGCAGTGTTTGGCGCTGTTTCCATGGTAAAccagtcacgtgatacaaATACTTTGCAGAACGATGTGTCAGTGTCAACTATCAAGAAATCTAATGTAGACCTGCCATCTAGAGCCAATCTTTTGTCTAGGTTGTCCAAAACGGACAAGTTTGATGTATTGATTATCGGTGGTGGTGCTACTGGTACCGGTTGCGCTTTGGATGCTTCCACTAGAGGTTTGAACGTAGCCTTGGTTGAAATGAACGATTTTGCTTCTGGtacttcttccaaatctaCCAAGATGGCTCATGGTGGTGTCAGATATTTGGAAAAAGCTTTCTGGGAACTATCGAAAGCCCAGTTAGATCTTGTTATAGAAGCTTTGAACGAAAGAGCACATATGTTGAACACTGCTCCTCATCTTTGTAAGATTTTACCTATCATGATTCCTGTTTACAACTATTGGCAAGTTCCTTACTTTTACGTCGGTACTAAAATGTACGATTTGTTCGCTGGTTCgcaaaatttgaaatcctCTTACTTATTGTCCCCTTCTAGAGCTTCAGAAGTAGCACCAATGCTAGATGCTTCTAAATTGAAGGCAGGTCTTGTTTATCATGATGGTAGTTTCAATGATTCTAGAATGAACAGCAGTTTGGCTATCACCGCTATAGAAAAGGGTGCTACTGTCTTAAACTACgttcaaatcaaacaatTGGTAAAAAACAAGGAAACTGGTAAGGTAGAAGGTGCCATTGCTGTGGATCGCGAAACTGGAGATGAATATCAAATCAAGGCTAAGGTAGTTGTGAATGCAACAGGGCCTTACAGTGATCGTTTGTTACAAATGGATCAATCTCCAACTGGTTTGCCAGACGATTCTGTGCTACAAAAGATCAATGAAAATGCTACCGTCTCCACTAAGATTGCTGttccaaatccaaaaatggTTGTTCCAAGTGCCGGTGTCCATATTGTCTTGCCATCTTTCTACTGCCCAAAGGAAATCGGTCTATTAGATGCTCAAACTTCTGATGGTAGAGTTATGTTCTTCTTGCCATGGCAAGGGAAGGTTTTGGCTGGTACAACTGATATTCCAATGAAACAAATTCCAGAGAATCCAACTGCTACCGAAGCTgatattcaagatatctTAAAGGAATTGCAACACTATATCAATTTCCCTGTTAAGAGAGAAGATGTTTTGAGTGCTTGGGCTGGTATCAGACCTTTAGTTAAAGATCCAAGAAAAGCTGACTCTGGTTCTGGATCTACTCAGCAATTGGTTAGATCtcatttcttgttcacCTCTCCTTCCAATTTGGTGACAATTTCTGGTGGTAAATGGACCACTTACAGAGAGATGGCAGAAGAAACCATTGACGAAGTTGTTAAAGTAGGCCAATTTAACAGCAAACCTTGCGTAActaagaaattgaaactgGTCGGAGGTGAAAACTGGAACCCTAACTTGTCTGCTTTATTGTCCCAAAAATACCATCTTTCGAGTGCCATGTCTGAACATTTGGCAAACAACTATGGTACAAGAGCCCCTCTAATTTGTGAGTTATTCAATGAAGatccaagaaacaaacTTCCTGTTGCACTAGCTGGTCAAGAAAATGTTTCTGTATTTGGTCATGTTGATTATGACTCCTTCCGTTACCCTTACACTATTGGTGAACTAAAGTATAGTTTGAAATACGAATACGCAAGAAACTGTCTAGACTTCCTAATGAGAAGAACTAGATATGCCTTTTTAGATGCAAAACAAGCTTTGAATGCAGTAGAAGGTACTGTAAAAGTTATGGGAGATGAATTGGGCTGGGATTCCAAAAAGAGACAAGATGAAATTCAACAGGCAACCGAATACATTAAGACTTTCGGTGTCTAA
- the IMP21 gene encoding Imp21p (similar to uniprot|Q753L8 Ashbya gossypii AFR294W AFR294Wp and weakly similar to YIL154C uniprot|P32351 Saccharomyces cerevisiae YIL154C IMP2' Transcriptional activator involved in maintenance of ion homeostasis and protection against DNA damage caused by bleomycin and other oxidants contains a C-terminal leucine-rich repeat) has protein sequence MEEPGRGILNKKLTDDKHLAAPPAFPTIKIEEPEQRGRSRSKTRDTGISSSRSISRSASRVSIKDQAYLKWTILNKDPSERLHLKAKKGNTRDSVSPGQENGGDEDEDEDEEEFIEDREDDGEVSEEEQVSDVENEIEIDEHIDYDLGCKVLPNFVTPITQVLDSMKPWLAKNAEIKTEADKRDIKLEEIQHGIHRAVYHMSKGDNITAATSEKGHSFVVYLDQMDESFAEKIYALVYSFGSVFTNGDTLYIINQCDDDTNDMLFQMNRICDHIDYLFECTNGVGTLDKIDVLICSMYHPYPKQLLTEMAHSLQPSSIIIPLQTVLASLQNFITSVPMLVIRKKLKRSKRRGIAD, from the coding sequence ATGGAAGAACCTGGAAGAGGTATTTTGAATAAGAAACTAACTGATGATAAGCATCTGGCTGCGCCTCCAGCGTTTCCAACTATAAAGATAGAGGAACCAGAGCAAAGAGGTAGGTCCCGGAGTAAGACAAGAGATACCGGCATATCATCAAGCAGATCGATATCAAGGTCTGCGAGTCGAGTAAGTATAAAGGACCAAGCCTACCTGAAGTGGACAATATTGAATAAGGACCCTTCAGAAAGGTTACATTTGAAGGCcaaaaaaggaaacacTAGAGATAGCGTATCTCCAGGACAAGAAAATGGTGGTGAcgaggatgaagatgaagatgaagaggaatTCATAGAAGATAGAGAAGACGATGGTGAGGTCAGTGAGGAGGAACAAGTGAGTGATGTAGAGAATGAAATagaaattgatgaacaCATTGATTATGATTTAGGTTGTAAAGTTTTACCGAACTTTGTTACACCAATTACCCAAGTACTCGACTCTATGAAGCCATGGCTAGCGAAGAATGCTGAGATTAAAACAGAAGCAGACAAAAGAGATAtcaaattggaagaaattcaacacGGAATACATAGAGCTGTCTATCATATGAGCAAAGGAGACAATATTACCGCCGCAACGAGCGAGAAAGGCCACTCGTTCGTTGTTTACTTGGATCAAATGGATGAATCTTTTGCTGAGAAAATATACGCCTTAGTTTACTCTTTCGGTTCTGTTTTCACTAATGGGGACACTTTGTACATCATAAACCAATGTGACGACGATACCAACGATATGCTATTTCAAATGAATCGAATTTGCGATCACATAGATTATTTATTCGAATGCACCAATGGAGTTGGAACCTTGGACAAAATTGACGTCCTAATATGTTCAATGTACCATCCATATCCGAAACAATTACTCACTGAGATGGCACATTCCTTGCAGCCATCGTCGATTATTATTCCGTTGCAAACGGTGTTGGCATCATTACAAAATTTCATAACTTCAGTACCGATGCTTGTGATTCggaagaaattgaagagatCAAAGCGTAGAGGGATAGCTGACTGA